In one window of Salvia miltiorrhiza cultivar Shanhuang (shh) unplaced genomic scaffold, IMPLAD_Smil_shh original_scaffold_326, whole genome shotgun sequence DNA:
- the LOC131004130 gene encoding putative late blight resistance protein homolog R1B-17 has translation MVTTRLLDLASTLPNSNSFGMKLLDEDGSWELLSKIVFGEKGCCPLELDEIGKMISKNCKGLSLSIVVVGGLLAKSKHTREFWEYIMENLNASVNLEDDERYLKILYMSYKQLLVHLKSYFLYTGVYPEDELIKISKPIKFWIAEGFLRPVSGKNLEEIAKEYLNDLIGRNLLLIDDLDSIGNMKYCKIHDLLRDLCLREAKKERFYNTLSDNEAINV, from the coding sequence ATGGTAACAACAAGGTTATTAGATTTGGCTTCCACATTACCCAACTCTAATAGCTTTGGGATGAAACTTTTGGATGAGGATGGTAGTTGGGAGCTTCTCTCCAAAATTGTGTTTGGGGAAAAAGGTTGTTGCCCTCTTGAATTGGACGAAATTGGGAAAATGATTTCAAAAAACTGCAAAGGACTTTCATTGTCAATTGTTGTGGTGGGAGGACTTTTGGCCAAGTCCAAACATACAAGAGAGTTTTGGGAATACATAATGGAAAACTTGAATGCAAGTGTTAATTTAGAGGATGATGAACGCTACTTGAAAATACTATATATGAGTTACAAGCAATTGCTAGTACATTTGAAATCATATTTTCTCTATACTGGAGTTTATCCTGAAGATGAGTTGATTAAAATCTCAAAGCCCATTAAATTTTGGATTGCTGAAGGATTTCTAAGACCAGTAAGTGGGAAAAACTTGGAAGAAATAGCGAAAGAGTATTTAAATGACCTTATTGGTAGAAATCTCCTTCTGATTGATGATTTGGATAGCATTGGAAACATGAAGTACTGCAAAATTCATGACTTGTTGAGAGACTTGTGCTTGAGAGAAGCTAAAAAAGAAAGGTTTTATAATACCTTATCAGATAATGAAGCCATAAACGTCTAG
- the LOC131004104 gene encoding uncharacterized protein LOC131004104: MSQARSMTWDVRQKLSSRSMSLLRIVDSRRFQPVEDLFKNMDQLVNSRFLDISSYIMKKWDFPSSVWRFWNLQTLIVYNHKGVITAPTDFWHMPHIRHVEFDELRLPDSPNNQDDIVLRNLQKLGTVLEFKCSERVVKKIPNIRKLVFSYMGTLDGCLSNLDYLTKLESMEWNLSRRSAINFSCSLKRLVLNSIGSRYCWQDILDKVVVLPHFLKLTLLWGRFKEGKWETTEGQFRSLKFLNLVLCLSLEIWAAKSSHFPCLEHLGHDQADKLREIPLDFAEIATLREIVVDGCNDSVVVSAKRILEEHDDYYGEGALRKKNKAGVLDSPNFRVRR; the protein is encoded by the exons ATGTCACAAGCTCGTTCTATGACGTGGGATGTTCGACAAAAACTATCATCGCGCAGTATGAGCTTATTGAGGATAGTGGACTCAAGGAGATTCCAACCGGTTGAAGATTTGTTTAAAAACATGGATCAATTAGTTAACTCACGTTTCCTTGATATATCTTCTTACATAATGAAAAAGTGGGATTTCCCTTCTTCAGTTTGGCGATTTTGGAATCTACAAACACTAATCGTTTACAACCACAAAGGGGTTATAACTGCGCCAACTGATTTTTGGCACATGCCTCACATCAGGCATGTGGAGTTTGATGAGCTTCGTCTCCCCGATTCTCCTAACAACCAAGACGACATTGTTTTGAGAAATCTGCAGAAGTTGGGGACCGTATTAGAATTCAAGTGCAGTGAACGAGTGGTTAAAAAAATTCCCAATATAAGAAAATTGGTGTTTTCATATATGGGAACACTTGATGGTTGTCTCAGCAATCTCGATTATCTCACTAAACTTGAGTCCATGGAGTGGAACCTTTCTCGAAGGAGTGCAATCAACTTTTCCTGTTCGCTCAAGAGGTTGGTTCTTAATAGCATCGGATCGAGATATTGCTGGCAAGACATTTTGGATAAGGTAGTTGTGTTGCCACATTTTCTGAAGCTTACACTCCTTTGGGGGAGGTTCAAGGAAGGGAAATGGGAAACAACTGAAGGCCAATTCCGCAGCCTCAAATTCTTAAATCTTGTGTTGTGTCTAAGTTTAGAGATATGGGCAGCAAAAAGCTCTCACTTTCCATGCCTTGAGCACCTTGGTCATGATCAAGCAGATAAGTTGAGGGAGATCCCTTTAGATTTTGCAGAAATAGCCACACTTAGAGAAATTGTTGTGGACGGTTGCAACGATTCGGTTGTGGTTTCTGCTAAAAGAATATTAGAGGAACACGAT GACTATTACGGGGAAGGAGCCCTCCGGAAGAAGAACAAAGCAGGAGTACTGGATAGTCCTAACTTTCGTGTTAGACGCTGA
- the LOC131004102 gene encoding 40S ribosomal protein S3-1-like, whose product MAAQMSKKRKFVADGVFFAELNELLTRELAEDGYSGVEVRVTPMRTEIIIRATRTQNVLGEKGRRIRELTSVVQKRFKFPENSVELYAERVNNRGLCAIAQAESLRYKLLGGLAVRRACYGVLRFVMENGAKGCEVIVSGKLRAQRAKSMKFKDGYMISSGQPVKEYIDAAVRHVLLRQGVLGIKVKIMLEWDPKGKQGPTTPLPDVVTIHPPKEEEFYGAPPVAAAAPPPHVEDAVV is encoded by the exons ATGGCAGCTCAAATGAGCAAAAAACGAAAG TTTGTGGCGGACGGAGTATTCTTCGCCGAGTTAAACGAGTTGCTGACGCGGGAGCTGGCGGAGGATGGCTACTCCGGCGTCGAGGTTCGAGTCACCCCTATGCGGACCGAGATCATAATCAGGGCTACCCGCACTCAAAACGTTCTcg GCGAGAAGGGGAGAAGAATTAGAGAGCTGACCTCTGTTGTTCAAAAGAGATTCAAGTTTCCAGAAAATAGTGTTGAGCTCTATGCTGAAAGAGTTAACAACAGGGGCTTGTGTGCGATAGCTCAGGCTGAGTCGTTGCGTTATAAACTTCTTGGCGGGCTTGCAGTCCGCAG AGCCTGCTATGGTGTGCTTCGTTTTGTCATGGAGAATGGTGCAAAGGGGTGTGAG GTAATTGTTAGTGGAAAGCTTAGGGCACAGCGTGCGAAATCAATGAAATTCAAAGATGGATACATGATATCGTCCGGCCAGCCTGTTAAAGAGTACATTGATGCTGCCGTGAGGCATGTTCTTCTTAGACAG GGTGTTCTGGGCAtcaaggttaagatcatgcTCGAATGGGATCCAAAGGGGAAGCAGGGCCCCACGACGCCTCTACCTGATGTTGTGACTATCCATCCACCGAAGGAAGAGGAGTTTTATGGAGCTCCACCCGTAGCTGCTGCTGCTCCACCTCCTCATGTAGAGGATGCAGTGGTCTAA
- the LOC131004119 gene encoding protein ELF4-LIKE 4-like produces the protein MEDDIFSGLANGQQIESKVVQTFQKSFLQVQNILDQNRVLISEINQNHESKIPDNLSRNVGLIRELNNNIRRVVDLYTDLSNSFTKSMEASSEGDSAGATKSDGRGGQKRVRSGN, from the coding sequence ATGGAAGACGACATATTTTCTGGCCTTGCCAACGGGCAGCAGATCGAGAGCAAGGTTGTTCAAACGTTTCAGAAAAGTTTTTTACAAGTCCAAAACATACTGGACCAGAATAGGGTGTTGATCAGTGAGATCAACCAGAATCACGAGTCAAAGATCCCGGATAATCTGTCGCGTAACGTGGGGCTGATTCGGGAGCTCAACAACAACATCAGGAGGGTGGTTGATCTGTACACTGATCTGTCCAACTCCTTCACCAAATCCATGGAGGCGTCCTCGGAGGGTGATTCAGCCGGGGCGACGAAATCTGATGGAAGAGGTGGGCAGAAGAGAGTAAGATCTGGTAATTGA